In Vibrio bathopelagicus, the following are encoded in one genomic region:
- the artM gene encoding arginine ABC transporter permease ArtM gives MNQQYLSQMLEGLATSLQLTGASLLVGCILSLLMTITLILRLPVIHWFTRGLITLFTGTPLLVQIFLVYYGPGQFDWIRESFLWTWLSQPWFCAMLALALNTAAYSTLLFRGAFNAIPAGQWEACRALGMDKVATLKVLLPYALRRAVPAYSNEVILVFKGTSLASTITIMDLMGYAQRINGQTYDTLTVFGIAGAFYLAVNGILTLIFRQVEKKALAFEAA, from the coding sequence ATGAATCAACAATACCTCTCTCAAATGCTTGAAGGCTTAGCGACCAGTCTTCAATTAACAGGCGCTTCACTGCTTGTTGGTTGTATCTTGTCTTTGCTGATGACAATAACACTGATCCTAAGATTACCAGTTATACATTGGTTCACTCGTGGCCTTATTACGCTATTCACGGGTACACCATTATTGGTACAGATCTTCTTGGTGTATTACGGCCCAGGTCAATTCGATTGGATTCGTGAAAGCTTCCTATGGACATGGTTAAGCCAACCTTGGTTCTGTGCAATGTTAGCATTAGCTTTGAACACCGCTGCATACAGCACGCTACTGTTCAGAGGCGCATTCAACGCGATTCCAGCAGGGCAGTGGGAAGCGTGCCGTGCATTAGGCATGGACAAAGTAGCAACACTTAAAGTGTTACTGCCATACGCACTACGTCGCGCCGTTCCAGCTTACTCGAACGAAGTGATTCTAGTGTTCAAAGGCACATCACTGGCAAGCACCATCACCATCATGGATTTGATGGGCTACGCTCAGCGTATCAACGGCCAAACCTACGACACACTGACTGTGTTCGGTATTGCTGGCGCATTCTACCTAGCAGTAAACGGTATTTTAACGCTGATCTTCCGTCAGGTTGAGAAGAAGGCCCTCGCATTCGAAGCCGCGTAA
- the artQ gene encoding arginine ABC transporter permease ArtQ, which produces MQLTGYSLGLVEASWMTIQLAFVSLLVGLVLAVLFAGGEMSRRIAIKWPTTAFVTIVRGLPEILVVLFIYFGSTQVLFMITGDFVEVSPFLSGVVALSLIFASYASQTIRGALKAVSKGQREAASALGIPQSRAFFRVVLPQAVRHALPGLTNQWLVLLKDTALVSLIGVTDLLKQAQLTSAATHEAFTWYATAAAIYLIITLITQRLVKVIDGKFSIQGLGNKGAMA; this is translated from the coding sequence ATGCAGTTAACGGGTTACTCTTTAGGGCTCGTCGAAGCAAGCTGGATGACAATTCAGCTTGCATTCGTAAGTCTATTGGTTGGATTAGTTTTAGCGGTACTGTTTGCTGGCGGTGAAATGTCTCGTCGTATTGCAATCAAATGGCCGACAACCGCGTTCGTGACAATCGTACGTGGTCTACCAGAAATCTTGGTGGTTTTATTTATCTACTTTGGCTCGACACAAGTGCTCTTCATGATCACTGGTGACTTTGTTGAAGTTAGCCCGTTCTTATCTGGTGTTGTTGCATTGTCACTTATCTTCGCTTCTTACGCTTCGCAAACCATTCGTGGTGCATTGAAAGCAGTAAGTAAAGGGCAGAGAGAAGCAGCGAGCGCATTGGGCATTCCTCAATCTCGCGCGTTCTTCAGGGTTGTATTGCCACAAGCAGTAAGACACGCACTACCAGGTTTAACGAACCAATGGTTGGTTCTATTAAAAGACACTGCACTGGTTTCATTGATTGGTGTAACCGATCTACTGAAACAAGCACAATTAACATCAGCAGCTACGCACGAAGCATTTACTTGGTACGCGACAGCAGCGGCTATCTACTTAATCATCACTTTAATCACGCAAAGGTTGGTAAAAGTAATTGATGGTAAGTTCTCTATTCAAGGTTTGGGTAACAAAGGGGCAATGGCATGA
- a CDS encoding arginine ABC transporter substrate-binding protein, with amino-acid sequence MKNILLASLIGLASFNAAAQEEIKFAMEATYAPFEYMDENNQIQGFDVDLANALCEEMKATCTFHNQAFDSLIPALKFKRYDAAISAMDITEARLQQVNFSDAYYDNSAAFISIEGKVADQAALEGKRIGVQNGSTHQSFLLEQMTGVTAVPYSSYQDAFIDMKNGRIDSVFGDTAVVAEWFKKQDNLTYVGDQVTNQEYFGNGFGIAVNKSNPELVAQLNTALAAVKANGEYDKIFNKYFGK; translated from the coding sequence ATGAAAAACATTCTACTAGCTTCACTTATCGGCCTTGCTTCTTTCAACGCAGCGGCTCAAGAAGAAATCAAATTCGCAATGGAAGCAACTTACGCACCATTCGAATACATGGACGAGAACAACCAAATCCAAGGTTTTGACGTAGACCTAGCAAACGCACTTTGTGAAGAGATGAAAGCGACATGTACTTTCCATAACCAAGCGTTCGATAGCCTGATCCCTGCTCTTAAATTCAAACGTTACGATGCGGCTATCTCGGCAATGGACATCACTGAAGCACGTCTTCAACAAGTGAACTTCTCTGATGCTTACTACGACAACTCTGCAGCATTCATCTCTATTGAAGGCAAAGTAGCAGATCAAGCAGCACTTGAAGGCAAGCGTATCGGTGTTCAAAACGGTTCTACTCACCAAAGCTTCTTGCTTGAGCAAATGACAGGTGTAACAGCTGTTCCTTACTCAAGCTACCAAGATGCATTTATCGACATGAAAAACGGTCGTATTGATTCTGTATTTGGTGACACTGCGGTAGTAGCGGAATGGTTTAAGAAGCAAGACAACCTAACGTACGTTGGCGACCAAGTAACAAACCAAGAATACTTCGGTAACGGTTTTGGTATCGCAGTAAACAAGAGCAACCCAGAGCTCGTTGCACAGCTGAATACAGCACTTGCAGCGGTTAAAGCGAACGGCGAATACGATAAGATCTTCAACAAGTACTTCGGTAAGTAA
- the artP gene encoding arginine ABC transporter ATP-binding protein ArtP yields the protein MSIQVKSINKSYGDIQVLHDISFNCESGETLVLLGPSGAGKSSLLRVLNLLEIADNGELDIANEQFDFAGQIQEKQGLKLRRKVGMVFQQYNLWPHMTVMENLIEAPTKVAGLDKQEAIKQAKAVLTTLQLADKADAWPLQLSGGQQQRVAIARALMMKPDVLLFDEPTAALDPEITNQVVSIIKELSGTGITQVVVTHEVDFAKKIASHVLYLEKGYIVEHGTNDAFINPQTPEFAEYLTH from the coding sequence ATGAGTATTCAAGTAAAGAGCATCAACAAATCATATGGCGATATCCAAGTTCTTCACGACATCAGTTTTAACTGTGAGAGTGGCGAAACCTTGGTACTGCTTGGCCCAAGCGGCGCTGGTAAGAGTTCACTACTGCGTGTTTTGAACCTGCTAGAAATCGCGGACAACGGCGAATTAGACATTGCTAACGAGCAATTCGATTTTGCTGGTCAGATCCAAGAGAAGCAGGGTCTTAAACTTCGTCGTAAAGTCGGCATGGTTTTCCAGCAATATAACTTGTGGCCACACATGACGGTAATGGAAAACTTGATTGAAGCGCCAACCAAAGTTGCAGGCTTAGATAAGCAAGAAGCCATCAAACAAGCAAAAGCGGTATTGACCACTTTACAGCTTGCAGACAAAGCAGACGCTTGGCCATTACAGCTTTCTGGCGGTCAGCAACAACGTGTTGCGATTGCTCGTGCTCTTATGATGAAGCCAGATGTATTGCTGTTTGACGAACCAACGGCAGCTCTCGACCCAGAGATCACCAACCAAGTTGTTAGCATCATTAAAGAGTTAAGCGGCACGGGGATTACTCAGGTTGTTGTGACTCATGAAGTTGATTTCGCTAAGAAGATTGCGAGCCATGTACTTTACCTTGAGAAGGGTTACATCGTTGAACACGGCACCAACGACGCATTTATCAATCCGCAGACTCCAGAGTTTGCAGAATATTTGACTCACTAG